In bacterium, the DNA window CTCCTCACTACATATGTCTCACTATCCACACATATCTCAATACTTGCACTTTTAAACTCCATCTTACCCCTGCAATAAAGGCACTTCATAATATCTTTCTCTGCTTCGCAAAATCTCTTATTTGAGTCTCAATTTCTATGATTTTCACTATACAAAATTAATATACCTTAAGAGCTGTAAACCACTTATTGAGTTTATTAATCCGTTCCTTCTTATCCTCTGGCAGTTTAAATGGTCTACCTCTTGCATCTATAATAATCCCTACTTCACCGCCTTCAATTTCTCTATTCACTTTCTTGCCTTTACCTTCACCAATATCAAATTCTCTCTCAGGTGTAATCTCAGCCTCTTCTTTTCCTTTAAGTGGTATAATGGCGACATCGCCAAAATTTACCTTTATTTCTGCACCCTTTACCTTAATAGTCACACACAGCTTACCTTCTTTCCCTATTCCTACAGGTGCTATACAAGTTCCAAGTCTAACAAGGCAGTCCTTATCAAACACCTCCATCGCCGCTTTATTATGTACTGTCGCTAATACACCAAGATGAGGCATCATAAAGATAGAATCCACTGTTAGCATCGTTATTCCTTCTGGTAGGTATGAGTCTATAAGCATAAGTGCCGCCTGTACCCTTCTTGGTGCATGTGATAACACACCACCTGACCCAATTATTAAATTAAGGGCTTGCATATCAATAAGAGACTCGCCAGTTACCTTTTGTGCAAATGTGTCTGAAATAGTCCGTCTTTGCTGTACTCCTTTTAACCCTACAGCCATCGTTTTATGGTGCTCAAATGCCAATCTTATAGCTTCCCTTGCTATTGCTTGCTCTATCTTTAACTCATCAAGTGTCGAAGGTATAGTAGTAGGTCTTATCATTTTGTTACGAATACGATTCCTTAGGTCTTTTTCATCTATCTCAAATGGTATCCATCTAGCTATATTTTCTATACCAGTCTCAGCTAACACATTTGATATTGAATAACTCATACCGAGATTAGCTGATACTGTTCTGTTGAATACACCTGTAAACACAGAGAATACATCTGTCGTCGCTCCCCCTATATCTACACCTATAACATTTATACCCTGTGTCTTCCCAACCATCTCAACTAATGAACCAACAGCACCAGGAGTCGGCATTATAGGGGCATCAGTCCATTTCATTAATTTTGGATACCCAGGAGCGTGTGCCATTACATGTTCCATATAGAGTTCATGAATCTTATTCCTTGCAGGTATAAGATTTTCGACCTCAAGTACTGGTCTTATGTTATCAACTATAGAAAATGCAGTCTTATCTTTTAAAGTCTTATCTATTATCTCTCTTGCCTCTTTGTTTCCAGCATATACTACAGGTAGCGAATAATCTGTACCAAACCTTGGTTTCGGCTCCGCTGCCCTGATTAGTTCAGCAAGCTCTACTACATGAGATACTGTGCCGCCATCTACTCCACCTGAAAGTAGTATCATATCAGGTCTGAGCTGGCGTAATATTTCTATTCGCTGGTGTGGTAGTCTACCATCATTTGATGCTATTGTTTCCATCACAATAGCACCTGCCCCAAGAGCGGCACGGGCGGCTGACTCTGCAGTCATTGATTTAACAACACCCGCCACCGTCATCTGTAAGCCACCACCAGCTGATGAAGTAGAGACATATATGTCTACACCTTCATGTTCATTTTTTCTTGGTTTTATAATAGTTTCGCCATCAAGTATCTTCTTACCAGTAAGTTCCTCTACTTCTCTTATTGAGTTAAGGACACCACGAGTCACATCCTCAAATGGTGCCTCCACTGTTGTAGGAGCTTCACCTCTTACAACTAATCTATATTCTTCACCACGCTTTTCTATCAGTATTGCTTTTGTAGTTGTACTACCACAGTCAGTAGCTAATATAGTATTTATCTCCATAAGGTTACCTTATTTAAACAACTTTAGAGTGTTAAAATTTGATGAACACTCCTTAATCCGCCTTTCTGCTAACTTCACATATTCTTCATTGATTTCATATCCTATATAGTGGCGACTTGTTCTTATAGCCGCAATTGCAGTCTGTCCACTTCCTATAAACGGGTCCAAGACTATCTCTCCCTCAAAGGTATAAAGTTGAATCAATCTATACGGCAACTCCAATGGAAAAGGGGCAGGATGCCCAATTTTTGTTGCCGGCTCCGCAGCAAATGTCCAGACACTCTTGGTAAATTCAAGAAATTCAGCCTTAGAAATAGTGCTCTTTCTCCCCATGTTTTCTCTTGTAAACATACCCTTAGAGAAGACTAATATATATTCGTGAATATCCCTCAATGTCGGATTCTTAGCAGAAAGCCAGCTCCCCCAAGCAGTAGAAGGACTGCCACTTGAAGCTTTACTCCAGATGAGTTCGCTCCTCATCAAAAAACCTAAATCAAGCATATCCTCAACAAACTCTGGCGGAATGCAATTTTCTACATACTTGACTGCTTCCTCCTTAGGCAATCCTTCGTATAATCTACTTGTATAGAAAGGGGTGGAGTCATGGTTGACCCTCCCAGGAGAGCCAAAAGCACTCGTTTTTGTGCCCCTTTTTCTTTGATTAAGTCCCATTTTAGTCTTCTCTCCAGATGTCAACCCATCTTTTATAAGAATTAAATTCTATCTTTGCTCTTTGCCATTTTGGTGGCACAGGCATCTTACCTGTGTTCCATGCCATTTTATCACCATGCTCTTAGACAGTCCATATCAGTTTAACACCACCAAAACTTTTGCCTGTAATTGTCTTAATGGATACAGACTCCTCAAACAATTTTGTATCCACTGTAGACATTCTTTACTTCTCTAATTTCTCAATTGCCTGAATTAAGTACTCAACACTTTCCCTTTTTTCTAACACTTTTTGTATTCTGCCATAAACTTGGGTAGGCAATATACTCTGCACTATTGGTTCAAAGAATAGCAGTACTTGAGACCCAATAAAGTTTAAGTATTTAACGGATTCAAGAAATGTTATTGCCGGGACAGTAAGTCTCTTATCCACTATACCTTTAGCAATTTTTTTAAGTAATTCCGATTCGTCAGAAGTAAGTTTCGTATCTTCTTCCTTAATTGCAAACGCCCTCTTTAGACTATTAAGAATGCTCATTAGATTCTTCGCTTCGCTCAGAATGACAGGATGATAATCAACTGTAAAATTTTACATCTAACTCTCTTGCTGCTTTTACTTCATCCAGCCTGCGTACAGGAGTGTTATGAGGTGCACTCCTTAAAATATCAGGGTTTTCTCTTGCTTCTTTATCAATCTTTATCATTGCATCTATAAAGCTATCCAGTGTCTCAATACTTTCTGTCTCTGTTGGCTCAATCATCAATGCCTCATGCACTATCAGCGGAAAGTATATGGTTGGTGGATGAAATCCGTAGTCAAGCAGCCTTTTTGCAATATCAAGTGTCTTTATTCCAAGTGCTTTCTGTTTATCTCCTGATAACACAAATTCGTGCATACACGGTCCTGGATACGGTAGTTCATAGTACTCTTTTAACACTGTCATTAGATAATTTGCGTTTATTACAGCATTTTCGGCTACTCCCTTCAACCCATTTGCACCAAGCATCTTTATATAAGCGTAGGCTTTGACGCAGACACCAAAATTACCGTAAAAGCTGTGCACCCTACCAATTGAGTCAGGAAAGTCGTAAGATAACTTATATTCATTTTTGATTTTCTCGACTCTTGGCACAGGCAAAAATGGTTCAAGGAAGCCCTTCACTCCTATACCGCCACCTCCTGGACCTCCAGTGCCATGTGGTGTTCCAAATGTCTTATGTAGATTAAAGTGCATTATATCAAACCCCATATCAGATGGTTTTGTAATTCCTAAAAATGCGTTGAGATTGGCACCATCAAGATATAATAGACCACCATTTTCGTGCACAATTTTAGCAATCTCGTCTATTTGGGATTCGAAAAGACCGAGTGTATTTGGAATAGTAAGCATTAGACAGGCAACATCTGTTCCCATTGCTTTACATAGAGTGTTGAGGTCAACTAATCCATACTCATTTGACTTTATAGAAATAGGCTCAAATCCTGTAAGTACAGAGGATGCAGGATTTGTACCATGTGCTGAATCCGGTATAAGTATTTTGTTTCTATTTTCGCCCCTCTTATTAAAATATTTACGTACGATAAGTAAAGAAGCAAGCTCTGAGTGCGCGCCAGCTACAGGTTGTAGTGATACATTATCCATACCACTAATTTCGGTAAGTAATCTTTCAAGCTCGTAAATAAGTTCAAGGCTACCCTGGACAGTAGATTCAGGCTGTAAAGGGTGCAACTCTGTAAACCCAGGTAGTCTTGCAATATACTCATTTACTTTTGGGTTATATTTCATTGTACAGGAACCAAGTGGATAGAAGCCACGTTCTATATGGTAATTTAATGTAGATAAGTTAGTAAAATGACGCATAACTTCAGGCTCTGATAGTTCTGGCAGTCTCGGTATAGATTGACGTTGGTATTCTTTAGGAATATCTACCTGCGGTACATCTAAATCAGGTAATGTGTATGCTTTTCTTCCAGGTCTTGATAACTCAAAACTCAACTTGTCCACAGGATACTGCGTAAGGTCGTACCTCTCCATATTTTAATTGTATATACCATTTACTTTTTGTCAAGTCCAAATTGTGAGGATACTGAAAAAGAGATGCTTGGGTTCATTATATTTCTTTGCTATATTGCTTCTTTTATACCTATTATCAAGGTAGCTATACGGGCATCAAATCTACCATGGATAGAGGTTAACTGGAAGCGTCCAATTTTATACACTGTATTAGTGGCTGTTACTCTTACAATAATACTTGTGCTATTACGAGTATATACAGAAGTTTTATGGTTTAACAAATTTGGATTTACCCAAAGATACTGGAAAGTGATTTACACATCCTGGTGCCTATTTGGCTTATTTGGAATAGTTGCATTTGGATTCATGCGCTGGAATCTTAAACCTATTAGCTCAATTATAGCTGGAGGTAAACTCATCCATACCTGGCTACCCATTATTATTGGCATCGTTTTTGGCCTTATCGCAAGTACCAAATGGCATACAACCCTCCTCTATACTAATAAAATACTGTCCGGGGTTGTTGACCCAATATTTGGTAAGGATGTTAGCTTTTACTTATTTTCACTCCCATTCTGGGTATTCGTTAGCTCATGAGGGTTGGGATTATTCTTTCTCACTCTTATAATAATTGAAGCCTTCTACATTCCTAATAGATTAATAAATATAGGTGTCCGTCATGGTGCATTGATTGGGGTAGCCATCCTTGCTGTAATTATATGTAAAACTATATTAGCACAGTATAACTTACTTTACTCTACTCGTGGTGTAGTATTTGGTGCCTCCTATGCAGATGTGCATGCACAAATCTGGGCTTATAGGATATTTGCAATAATTACTTTTGTAGTCCTATTACTACTAATTTTAGGCAAAACACAAAAATTAGTATCAAC includes these proteins:
- a CDS encoding glutamate mutase L, translated to MEINTILATDCGSTTTKAILIEKRGEEYRLVVRGEAPTTVEAPFEDVTRGVLNSIREVEELTGKKILDGETIIKPRKNEHEGVDIYVSTSSAGGGLQMTVAGVVKSMTAESAARAALGAGAIVMETIASNDGRLPHQRIEILRQLRPDMILLSGGVDGGTVSHVVELAELIRAAEPKPRFGTDYSLPVVYAGNKEAREIIDKTLKDKTAFSIVDNIRPVLEVENLIPARNKIHELYMEHVMAHAPGYPKLMKWTDAPIMPTPGAVGSLVEMVGKTQGINVIGVDIGGATTDVFSVFTGVFNRTVSANLGMSYSISNVLAETGIENIARWIPFEIDEKDLRNRIRNKMIRPTTIPSTLDELKIEQAIAREAIRLAFEHHKTMAVGLKGVQQRRTISDTFAQKVTGESLIDMQALNLIIGSGGVLSHAPRRVQAALMLIDSYLPEGITMLTVDSIFMMPHLGVLATVHNKAAMEVFDKDCLVRLGTCIAPVGIGKEGKLCVTIKVKGAEIKVNFGDVAIIPLKGKEEAEITPEREFDIGEGKGKKVNREIEGGEVGIIIDARGRPFKLPEDKKERINKLNKWFTALKVY
- a CDS encoding site-specific DNA-methyltransferase, with translation MGLNQRKRGTKTSAFGSPGRVNHDSTPFYTSRLYEGLPKEEAVKYVENCIPPEFVEDMLDLGFLMRSELIWSKASSGSPSTAWGSWLSAKNPTLRDIHEYILVFSKGMFTRENMGRKSTISKAEFLEFTKSVWTFAAEPATKIGHPAPFPLELPYRLIQLYTFEGEIVLDPFIGSGQTAIAAIRTSRHYIGYEINEEYVKLAERRIKECSSNFNTLKLFK
- a CDS encoding ThaI family type II restriction endonuclease, with product MSTVDTKLFEESVSIKTITGKSFGGVKLIWTV
- the gcvPB gene encoding aminomethyl-transferring glycine dehydrogenase subunit GcvPB; this translates as MERYDLTQYPVDKLSFELSRPGRKAYTLPDLDVPQVDIPKEYQRQSIPRLPELSEPEVMRHFTNLSTLNYHIERGFYPLGSCTMKYNPKVNEYIARLPGFTELHPLQPESTVQGSLELIYELERLLTEISGMDNVSLQPVAGAHSELASLLIVRKYFNKRGENRNKILIPDSAHGTNPASSVLTGFEPISIKSNEYGLVDLNTLCKAMGTDVACLMLTIPNTLGLFESQIDEIAKIVHENGGLLYLDGANLNAFLGITKPSDMGFDIMHFNLHKTFGTPHGTGGPGGGGIGVKGFLEPFLPVPRVEKIKNEYKLSYDFPDSIGRVHSFYGNFGVCVKAYAYIKMLGANGLKGVAENAVINANYLMTVLKEYYELPYPGPCMHEFVLSGDKQKALGIKTLDIAKRLLDYGFHPPTIYFPLIVHEALMIEPTETESIETLDSFIDAMIKIDKEARENPDILRSAPHNTPVRRLDEVKAARELDVKFYS